TAATATCGACTTTAATAGGTTTAATGAAACACAAATAATGTCTAGCTCGAATGATTGCACTGTCAGATACTGGAATTACAGTAAAGATACTAAAAATCCCATAAAAACGGTCAACACAGAATTTCCTGTTTGGCGTGGACGTTATTTACCCTTTGGCCAAGGATCCTGTATAATACCCATGATTGGTGGCAATAATAGTGTGTATTTGATGAATAAtgattgttttaataatgaagaaaGTACCGTCAAGTTGcaacaaatatattcatttaAGGGTCACACAGATAGAGTGACAGACTTTTTATGGAGATCAAGGCATTCGCCTGATACATTTGTGGACGATAGGATGTTTCAATTAATAACATGGTCTAAAGATTCGGATTTGAGATTATGGTCTGTACCCGAATCTGTTTATGAAAAGGTATCATTCACCAGAAAGGAAAGACTGGATCATAAGTTGATAGATTTCCCTTATCAAACGTATAGAAAAGAGCCATTAAAAACCAGggataatgataaagatAACTGGTTTAAAACCCCCAGGGAATTATTTGTTACCAAGATAACAAAGAAAGATCAAAACAATAGGAATGCCGTAGATCATTTAACTTGGTTGAGCGGTGTCAGGATGAACCATGATCAAGGAGATGGCAATATTTTgaacaaagaaaattatgGTATCGCTTCTGGTTATACAAATTTAGGTGAAGAAGTGAGTACTGTGGGCCATAAGTTTTCTAAAATATCGTTTGAAAAGATTTCTGTATCAACCGGTGAATTAATTCTAACGTTAAATGGTCCATGGAATGAAAGCGCGCCAGATGAGATGGTGTTTTTGAGAATTGAAGTCAAGTTTCCTAAAAATTATCCAGCAAAGCTGCATTTTCCTAGATTTAAGATAGAAGAAAATAGAGAGATAAATGAATCTACAAGGGACGTTATGTATCaaaatttgaagaaaatagcTTCAAAATATACAGACTGTGGTAAATATTGTTTAGAACCATGTTTGCGCTATTTAATGggtgaaaaaattgatttaaCTTCGGTGGAGCAAGTGGATGAAGGGCTATTAGATTTTGATGTTATACGGAAACTGGATTTGGATGAACAACTCTTAAATGACGATATTGATGTTTCTCAAGAGTTAAAGCAAAATACAAAGGATCTTTTTGAGGATCATGATAACATTAAATATAATGGTGAAGAAGACGACGACGACGACGAcgacgatgatgatgatgatgataacaATGACAATAACGAATATGAGCCGCCTGCTTTCTTCGATGGTGCAGATACTTTGGATAATTCTGGGTCAATGTTGAAAACAAAGGATGATTCATTTGACAGTACACCAATACCTAAAGGTTGTAGTGCTGTTTGGACGCCACAAGGTCAATTAGTTTGTTTCTTCATGAAATCCAATAAGGCTGAAAAAAGACATAAGGTGGAACATGATTTAATTAAGTTTAGTACTGGAGGGGTTCGTCGTTTTAAGAAGCCCAAAAGTAAAACAAGTCATAAGGAAAAGCCTATTAGTCCAAGACCAAAAACTTATATTGAAAGtttagaaaaaaggaacGAAAATAGTAGAAATGATAATGCTGATAATGCTATCAGTACTGGTAATGATAGCACTAGTAACAGTGTTAATTCCAGtaatgaagatgataatGGTGATGGTGATAACACACCTATAACGGCATACAGTTCTAGCTATTCTGATTCGGAAAGTAGCGAAGATGACTGGGACGATGTTTTAAACAATGATATTAGCATTAGAACCAAACTGCAAGTTATTCCATTACGGGTTCCAGTGTTGGCATCCAATCATAGTGAATCGGGGAAAACTAACGAAtctctaaaaataaagaactTTGTCAAGATATACGATTTTTCACACTTAATACCGGATAAAGTGGAATTGGGGGCTGATTACAGACTAATGAGTGCTGATCCTGAAGTTTTATGTAAATACAATTCCACAGTAGCAGAAAATTATGGATATACTGATGTGGCCACTGCATGGAAACTTGTGTCAGATATTTTGGTGTCAAGTTCGCGTGATGTTTTTAATCATCATGATTGGGCCTTTGATAGTAGGGGTGGGAAACtattcattaaaaatttaatggagtattttgaaaaaactaaaaacaTACAAATGCTAGCAATGTTATCGTGTGTACTAGTTACTCCTGGTTTGCCAAATTGTATGACCAAAGAATTAGATGATAGTTTTAACTCTGAAACAGATATGGTGGAAAGTATTGTATCAtatgaaaaagaatattatttttatagcAATATGAATAATCAAGCGTTGTCGCCGGgacaatataaaaattttggtGAAACACATTCAATAAAATCGGAGGATTATTTTAACTGTAGAAATATTAGTTTATTGCCACACCAAAACAAtgttactattaaaaataatccaggtaataacaataataataataataataataacaataataataataataataataacaataataacaataataacaataataataataacaataataatggctTTACTAATTTGGATTCTACGACAATATATTCAAAGCCAGTCGAAACTATGATTCCAGACCTTAAGGTGGAAGTGTTGGGTAACGAAATTTTTGACGATCATTCTAATTTTGGCGGGTACAATGATAGTGGAGAGAAATATCCTCTGTTATTAGATTCAAAAGATGAAGCCAAATATCGTAGTTATAGACACCAATATGCAGAATTACTATATTTTTGGGGCCTCCCTGTACATAgagttaaaattttaaaattcaaTATAAACCATAACACCGATTCCTCATATCTTCGTTCTATAGAGTCTAGTGAAAACGGTGATATCCATAAAGGTGTCATATCGCAATGGATTAAACCTTCAAATGGTGATAAGCAACATAAAATACCACATACTTGTGGTTATTGTATGCTTAATGTCAAAAGAAGACTATTTGTTTGTGGAAACTGTCAACATGTTATGCATGCAAAGTGCTCCGACAAGTGGTGGAAAACTGCACATGAATGTCCAACAGGTTGTGGATGTATGTGCTCGGAGTTATTTGATGTAGCATGATAgctttataaaatatatataaaaaaattttttataaacgacgtttttttttctttttttttttttttttttttttaacaaatctCATTTCAGGATTCCATGtttatgtaatttttttgtaggcTGTGTCTTACCGCTTTAAACTTTagttgaaaaagaaaattcaGAGCGTTTCCAACGAATTAAACCTAAAAGGATATTTAACTCTAACCAAACAATCGCAAGTGAAACTCGAAAGGAGGGGAAAAAgcaggaaaaaaaaagaaaggaaaaagaagagaaaagaaaggggggaaaaaaaaaaaatgggaaaGGTTGCAGTTATTACAGGTACTAATAGCAATCTGGGACTTAATATTGCCTACAgatttttagaaaaagttgATTTTCATGAAGATGTGACCCTTGTTGTTACATCACGGACTCTTCCCAGAGTTAGAGAATGTATCAATATGATTAATAGATATCATTCTCAATTAGAAAGATCTGGGATCTTACaatttgattatttattggtTGATTTCACAGATATGGTTTCAGTTTTAAGTGCGTATtatgaattaaataaaaaataccaagagatcaattatttttttgttaatgcTGCGCAAGGTGTTTATGATGGTATTTCTTGGCTTGGTGCTTGTAAAGAGATTCTAAGCGACCCAATCGAGGGCGTTACAAATCCGCATTATAAAATCCAAAGAATTGGTGTTAAGACAGATGATGGTTTAGGAACTGTTTTTCAGGCAAATGTATTTGGTccatattatttaattcaaaaattattgcCACAATTGGAAAAGGGGAATGCCGTTATAGTGTGGATTTCCAGTCTTATGAGCGATCCTAAATATTTGGACTTAGAAGACATGCAATTGTTGAAAACAGATGCATCGTATGAAGGTTCAAAGCGGTTAGTTGATTTATTGCATTTAGCTACGTACGAAAATTTGAAAGCTAGAGGAATAAGACAATATTTGGTCCAACCAGGCATTTTCATTAgtaaatcttttttcaagtttttgaatgtatttacttattttggtatgttatttattttctatgtGGCAAGATGGCTGGGTTCTTCTTGGCATAATATATCGGGTTATCTTGCTGCTAATGCGCCGATATATGTTGCTTTAGCTGATGAGAGTTTATTAAAGAGACAGGATATAAAGTATGGCTCTGCTTCAACTAGAAACGGTAGggaatatttgaaaaatcaaGAAATTGATCCAACGGGAAAAGACCAAGTTTTGAAgtactttaaaaatatggaAGATGAATGGGACCTTAAATTGAAagatcaaataaaaaacactAGAATTGCTATGTAAACACATATACacacttttaattttacgtatacatatatatatgtatgtattctgataagaaaaaaagtaaaatcgtactaaataaaaatgtgtGTATGCTTTCTCGATAtaatcaacaaaataacACAGACAtattacaatttttttttttttttcataagAAGgagctaaaaaaaaaaaaaaaaaaaactataatatatatctatCTATATATGGATGtgtataaaaatactaaataaaaagaacaaaaaatatagaataGATATAGCTAAAGTCGAAGTAGATCAATTTTCACTTGTGTAAAGACATCAAAGAAGCTACAAAGGTAATAATTAATCTTGAACGAACTTCGTTAATATCTTCAGGAACCAACCAAATTAAAGCGCCTAATTTTCTGGCAATAGAAATGGCTAGCTTAGCGTTAGCGTATTTCTCCTCATCAGTTGTTCCAGGGGTAACTAAATCATAGTCGACATAACCTGGTGCAATGCCATGTAAAACATCTAGTAAGAAGTGAGCATTAGACAAGGATGGATCCGAGAAACTTCTAATGGTTGAAGATTTGTTGCCTTTAACAACTTGAGCTTGAGCCCAAGCTAATAGTTCACCATCTGTAAGTTCCTTACCCTTAGCTAAATGCTTCATGgttaaaacaatatttcGGCGCATTAATTGCCAAACTAGGCCCAAAGTCAATAATTTGTTGCCGTCCACTATATCAGCACCTTCTATACCAACTAAACTGAAATGATTTTTCTTACCTAATTCAACAGCGTAATTTGTATTTTCCAAAGCTTTAAATCTTGAAACTGGAGAACCTGAAACTGGTTTTTTATTCACATGTTTAAAATCGACCACGCCTGGCATGACCTTTTCATAGGCCTGTAGTAAAACCAAGCCATCTTTCAAATCTTCAAACAAAGAAACAATTGGAGGATCAACATCTAACGAGTTTAACCACAAAGTGAAAACTCTGGCTTCTCTCTCACCTTCAGCGTCAAAATCTTCAATTTCTggtttttcttcttcagtAATTGGATCCAATCCCGGATGGGTGTTGAATAGATGGGCAACAAAAGCTAAATTCAATTTAGGATTACCGGAAACTAGTGATTTTGGtgttaaatattttctacAGTTTAACTTTTCAGCgttttgtaaaatttcTTCAGCCCTCTGATGTAAATCTTGAGTTTGTAGTGGAGCTCTGGAACACAAGTCAGGGGCTAGCTGGTTCAATAAAACAGTATAGTTTTCACCATCAGAAACATCTTTAGAGAAATTGGAAACTCTTCTTGGCCAATTGGCCTGATTCAAGTGGTAGTTGAACCAACGcaataaaatcttttctGGTGGCAATCTCAAAAATTCTTCCAATgtttcatcatcttctaaTAAACGATACAATTCCGGGTGTAACTTAATATcgattttatttaataaccCTCTTCTAATGATTTGCCAAATCAACCCCAAAATCAAATGTTCCTTACCCTCAATAATATCTTCGGGGTGAAcattaacaacaacacaTCCAATAGCCTTAGCCGAATTGATGACGATATTTGCATTTTCACCAGccttaaaattatttaatggTTTGCCATTTTTAggaatatttaaaactcTTGTATCGATAGTATCAGGAACCGAATCATTGATTAATTTGGATAAAACTAACCCATCTCTACATTCATCAAACAATTGGAAAGTATCCGTTGGAAAGGGTAGTCTATCAGCGATATCTTCATCGCCACTTAAGACACTATTAATATGTTTTGTGAATTCAGTTCTTTCTTCCTCATTAATTGTATGAGTAGTACCTGCAGTAGAACCGCCAACAACAATTCTTGCTTGAATACCTGTACCTTTAACTTGTAAGCTCCCTGTATCGGCGGTAGAAGTTATTATGTTTGATATGTTGTTGGAAGCAATACGTGAATTACCTGTAGGGACAGCAGCATATGCTGAAGCGCCACCACCCTGAGCCTGTTCCTTTATTCTAGCAACCAATTCAACATAATCATCTAGTTCGACGTGGCCTGAGGCATCAACATCAACTTGTTTTAAAGTCTGACGAGCCTGATCATAGGAAGCTTCACCTGAGTTAGCAATAGATTCCAAAGCGTCCTGTTTTTCAACCCATCCTTTATCGTCTGAATCGATTGATCTAAACTTTTCAATggtagaaaataaatcttctTGGGTCAAAATaggaaattttttttgtaatttaacAATATTCATTAGCCTttgttggttttttttttttttagattgAATTCTTTGTAATCTAATAAAGTTTGATAAATTGGGAAAAACGAGTACGACAAGAAGgattactttttttaacagGGGAAACAACAGCAATTTTACTTGtgaaagaaaggaaaaaatattaattaaaaacagaaaaaaacggaaaaaaataaaaaagtttgaGGGTTGTTTGAGGctggctttttttttttgttttttttttgtttttttttttttttaattttttttttttgagggGGGGGCGACAAAAGCGAGAATGCCATGACGAAATTGTAACGACGAAATTGTAACGACGAAATTGTAACGACGAAATTGTAACGACGAAATTGCTCGTCAatagaaagaagaaaaaaaatatgcctaaacttttatattataCCAATGTTATAAAAGTCTACTGTACAACCTGTCACTCTCTTTCATACTTGTTCATTAATAACTCTATAAAagttgataattttttttgttatatacacatataCAATACCcgttaaaaaattatagaatCTGTATACCAAATGCTCTGACACTGATCTCTAATATTAGCCACTATTTTGTCTAAATCAGCGACATTTTTGATATCTCGAATACCACTATTCTCtccattatcatcattgtcGCGTTCAAATAAAACTGATTTACTGATAAACTTATTTTTCCTCAGCTTATTCAAAATTTCAGTTTCtctaatatatattttgtacTGCTCTTGTAGCTCTATCTTACTTAGAATATTGGTTATTGAGCCAAATTCTCTGTTCAAAAACTTTGATTCAGAAGTTGAAGAATTAGGTAATATGCTGTGATAATTGTCATTCTTATTCATGGCTGGTTGAGAAGTAGGGGTAGattcattaaaataaaCCTGTAACTCATTCAAATACTTTGGCTTcaaatcatttaaaaacGATAATAACCGGTAAACTTGTTTATTGCCTTTATTATAAGAATCACCATGAATATTCATAATTCTGTGAGACCCATAAtctccttttttattaattttcaaCCTGTTTATGgattttgaagaaaattttctaaatgTCAATTCGTTATCATCGGTGTTTTTGCTATTgcaattaataaaactattttttattttcttttctgcactatatttttcaaatttttttgaaatataatcTTGTAATTCCAAATTTGAGACACCTGATATTGAtactaaaatattatcatctCCATTATTAGCATTGACGTTACAAATGTCCTGTTCCTcaatatcatcatctttttctttttctgtttctccttcctcttcttcttcgtcAACTTCTTcaacttctttttcttcttctttctcttcACGTGTATAGCTGTGtctattttttaaactattACTTCTATTTCTCGATGAGCttgattttaaagataGTCCTATGTATTTGGAAATAGGAGTCGTAAAATCTTTTGCTTTCTCGAAAAGTCGCCTATTTAAAATACTATGGTCAATAATAGGTGTTTCACCTTGTAAACCATTAACTTCCGATCTTTCTCTCCTTCCAAAATATGATCTATCTTTATTTACTTGTAAAATATCATGGTCGCCACTAGATTCTGAGTTAGTTAGAGGTTCTACAGGATAATCGGTTTTGAAATCAATAGAATtctgtctttttttctgatcatttaaatattctgTATAATCTTCATCACAACAAAAAATCTGTAAATCAGGTCTAAAATCTATGCTCTCCTTGTGTTTATTTTCATGAAAAATTCTACAATGCATGGCTCTTTCAATTTGTAAAAACTCTTCCTGTCTATTCATCGATAATGGTTTCAAATTGTACAAACAACGGTAGTCGTATACACCAGGATTAAACTCTAGTTGACTAGtatcattttgttttcGTTCTTCTTCATCGTCATTGATATCAatggtagtagtagtatcAGCATTATCTGTTAAATaactttcattttcttcacACAACGGGACAGTTTTATTAGCTATTATTGGGtggtttaaatttttcttgttttttatggatctttttttattcatattcTCTTGTGTGCTCGTAGTTTTCGTATCTGGTGCATAATCAAACAACTTATGGCCTTTAACATTGTTCAACTTATATTTTTGCTCTATGGCTTCAATAGATCTTACAGCCATTAAATTTGGTGAAATTAAAGGTGGATTGCTTGGCGTTTTATCCGGTAAAATATGATGTTTTGGTGTTTTCCAAGGTGTAAATGGTAAAACATGGTTGTTAATGTTACCATCGTTATTTAATTGTCCGTTGTTAGCATCTTCTTGTTGGACATTACCTATGCTGTTGGTGTCATTTTTGTCAATCATAGCAAATTATTTGTGTTTCTATTTATATTCTTATTTGGATGAGTATTTgtgtttatatttgtaattttttttgttttttgtttttttcttttttcttttctcttttggGTTGGTAACATCAtgtgtttttaaattttaatgatttcAAGGATAACCACAAAATGCTTTtttaaagacaaaaaaaaaaagaaaaaaaaaattgtgttCAAAAAAGCGCgagaaatattaaaaaattcaagCAGTTGTCAATGAAAGTAATCATTAATAGCCTTAAAGATAATTTACCAAACTTATAACAATCCGCTCAATGTCaacttttccaaaaatgGAGATAAATCATCCCTGCGAATTTCCAAAATTGAACTCTCAAAATTATCTATTTTAACTTTCGCATTAATCTCAGTAGCAACCAATTGAAATGCCACACTGAAGTTATTCAATGTAGGTTCTGTTCGTTCTAACGCCAATCCGCGTGGATATTTAGGTGCCATACCTGCACATAAATAAGTGTCAGTAGTGGTATCTAAAGCAGCCAGTACCAGTGGTAGTAACGAACGATCGTCAGAGCCCTCTGCACAGCAATCTAATAGCCAGTTGCCCAGCCTCAATAAAGTTAACGGATTCCTATATGATTCCAAATCAGGTCCATCTTGTAAAACACACAAGCGATAAATACGTAAATTTTTGATCAATTTCTTCTCCAAAATAGTTACGCCAGTATTGAAAACAATTGCTTGTAAAAGCTTTGCACGATTTATCCCGTTTTGTAGCTTCATGTGATCTCTAGCATCCAGTGCGTCCCAACTTTCCCAAAAGTTGCTTATCCACTGTTTACTCCTTTTCTCTAACACTTCATCGATGGGAAGGTAGTCATTGTCTACAGTCTTGTCTCTATTAGCATTACTAGAGACATCACCACTACTATCACCAACTTCCAATAACGCATTTATACCTTCAACAAATTCAAAAGCACTTATAGAGCTCCTATACCCAgcaatttttataaaagcATCTCTTATTATATCTTGTAGTCCATAAATATCTAAATTATTTCTGAATATATTTCCCAATTCCTTTTTAATGTCATTATTCATATATAGCCAATGCTTTTGTGCTTCAATCAATGAGATACCCATTCTAGCAAACATCTTGTGTAGTTTCCTTTTGCCATTTTCATTCCAAAGCCCCAATTTAGCATTGACGTAATTAGAGTAGAAGAAGGAATTATACAAAGTGGAGTATCTTAGCAAATATAGATAGTAATCCTGTTcaatgtttattttcaccGTATCCGGTGTTTTTGTCATCTCAGCTGAAGTGTTGGTAACAAGTCTTTTGGATTCATCTTCTAGTAGTGGAAATAGTTTATTATAGACCTGTGGATATGTGTTATCCAATGATGTGGCACCTATTATCGTTAGCCATAAATAATCCATATCTGTTTCACCTAATAAAGATACTAAGGAATAGATTTGTACTGACAAGGAATTAGATATGGTAGTACCTTGagtataatatttttggattgttttttctaattGGTGTATTATccctttcatttttttcctttttttcgtttttccagaatcatttttattgctTCTTTTCCTAAGCTTTGGATCTGATTCATCCTCTCCTTGATCACCTTCATCTTTTTCGATACCTAAATCTTCAGTTTTAGAGTTTGAGTTTTCGTCGTTAGAACTAGAAATGGCttcttcattatcatcTCCTTCTTCTCTTTCcgtttcttcttcttcatcatcctcttcttcatcatcctcttcttcttcatccttttcttcttcatcctcttcttcttcatcgtcctcttcttctaatAATTGCGATAATTTTTGGTATGCgcttttttcattttgtaACTCATCGTCAATGGTATTGTCATCGAAACAAATAATGTTTTCTGATCCAAATATATTATCTAAATTCCACGGTCTATGTGTatctaatatatataccgATCTATTTATTGgatcatcatcgtcatcgtTACTCAAAAAAGATTCTAAATCAACCATTCCTCCGCAACCTACCAATATCACgttttttatatcttcATCCATTTTCATATAATGTTCACGTAGTTCGGTATAACCAAATACTGGAACAAGTTGTAGTTGGATTAATTGAGTTTTAAATAACCTAGTTAGCATTTTGGTGGCACATAATGCGTCTATGTTTAAACAGGAAACAAATATAACTAATTGGCATGATGAATGTGATGCAGAAGTTGATAAAATAGTTTCATATACACTTTTGAATGCTCTGATATTTACATACATTTTagttatttgtttatttggtTCTTTATGTTGTTGGTATATTTACAGGATTTGGTTTTCTTAGATGTCGATATCGgctaattattataaataaattttaaaaaataaaaaataaaaaataaaatttcaacTTTTTACATGTCCGAAAGTAAAACGGATATACAAGATATTGGATATAAGcgaaaaattatttttttttttttttttccactaTTTTCCCTTTTAGAAAAACGTGtccaagtttttttttttactttttctttcacaaaaataaaaaattaccattcttaaataaacataaaaagTTATATGAATAATACGTAAACACATAATCATACAGGAAcagttatattttttaaaaacaaaatgttGAAATATTATCCAACTCTACTGATATTAGgtttattatctttattgCCCTTCACCTCTGCGTTCTTCGAAGAATTCTTCCAACAAGGATTTTTTCAGCATCAACAAAACcatcaacaaaaacaacaagttTCACATGAAGAGTCagttttgaataataatgaatgTTCCAAATACCTATGTCCAGAAACTAAAGCATGTGTGGATAAACCAATTGATTGTCCTTGTCCATATCCAGCAAGTCAATTGAAATGTATTTTACCcgataacaaaaattacGTATGTATATCAAAGCCTGCTGTCGATGATCCCAAATTGATGGAATTGTATGATGATCTTGAAAAGGGACCTAAGCAACATAATGAAGGTGTAAGAGATTGTGGTTGGGTTATAGACGCCTCAAAGGGATTGgtgtaatatttttgtagcttttttttttttttttttttttttttttttttttgaagaaaaaagaaaaggcaATAAAATATGTAAACAATCATTATGTAGttatttctttgttttagTACAAATAGCAATCGTTATAATCATATAACATATTATAAAATGTGTCATTCTTTTCACcttctttattaatatgtTACCTAATCTCTGTTTTTGCCAGGCATCCatcttttatatacaaCTTCTGAAATCTTTATACAACTTTCAAAGACTTgtttgtaatattttttttcccacaattttaaaatatggtCTTCATCTTTAGTAAATTCAACATAACATAACACTACTGTTTTGCTTGCACCTCCAACAACCCTGGATATGGtagaataataattaaagttatttttttgatcaaaGGAGCTTGATATAATAATTCCAAACTCTGCATGAGAAAATGGGGGGCCTCTCTTGTAAAGTAAATAATTACAACCAAACTTTATCCCATCTCTTACACACCATCCGTGTGATCTATAAAAATGGTATACCGAATATTCTTTAATAAACGTTAATGTATCAATACATGGTTGTATGGCATGTACAAAACTATTTACATTCATGTCCAGAACAGGCACagcaaaaattaaaaaaaatgcttcAACAGGCATCAATATCAACTCTTCACAATCTATAAGgacattaaaattattaaccTTATTCTCATCATTAACAAACTGCAATTCTTTGTTTCTCATTGTT
This Saccharomycodes ludwigii strain NBRC 1722 chromosome II, whole genome shotgun sequence DNA region includes the following protein-coding sequences:
- a CDS encoding uncharacterized protein (similar to Saccharomyces cerevisiae YDR128W | MTC5 | Maintenance of Telomere Capping), which gives rise to MYNTLQDNPFDSITFGKNLSLRVDGGVNAVSINPSGRDVVLASKQGLYIVDLDDPFQPPRLLHHLTSWQVSDVQWSPHKSKPYWVVSTSNQKAMVWNLARSSADAIEHVLHGHSRAITDINFHPDHPELLATCSIDTFVLAWDMRSPTRPYYKTADWRAGASQVKWNFKNSNILASSHADYVCIWDLRKGCTPLVKLQGHTSGVNNIDFNRFNETQIMSSSNDCTVRYWNYSKDTKNPIKTVNTEFPVWRGRYLPFGQGSCIIPMIGGNNSVYLMNNDCFNNEESTVKLQQIYSFKGHTDRVTDFLWRSRHSPDTFVDDRMFQLITWSKDSDLRLWSVPESVYEKVSFTRKERLDHKLIDFPYQTYRKEPLKTRDNDKDNWFKTPRELFVTKITKKDQNNRNAVDHLTWLSGVRMNHDQGDGNILNKENYGIASGYTNLGEEVSTVGHKFSKISFEKISVSTGELILTLNGPWNESAPDEMVFLRIEVKFPKNYPAKLHFPRFKIEENREINESTRDVMYQNLKKIASKYTDCGKYCLEPCLRYLMGEKIDLTSVEQVDEGLLDFDVIRKLDLDEQLLNDDIDVSQELKQNTKDLFEDHDNIKYNGEEDDDDDDDDDDDDDNNDNNEYEPPAFFDGADTLDNSGSMLKTKDDSFDSTPIPKGCSAVWTPQGQLVCFFMKSNKAEKRHKVEHDLIKFSTGGVRRFKKPKSKTSHKEKPISPRPKTYIESLEKRNENSRNDNADNAISTGNDSTSNSVNSSNEDDNGDGDNTPITAYSSSYSDSESSEDDWDDVLNNDISIRTKLQVIPLRVPVLASNHSESGKTNESLKIKNFVKIYDFSHLIPDKVELGADYRLMSADPEVLCKYNSTVAENYGYTDVATAWKLVSDILVSSSRDVFNHHDWAFDSRGGKLFIKNLMEYFEKTKNIQMLAMLSCVLVTPGLPNCMTKELDDSFNSETDMVESIVSYEKEYYFYSNMNNQALSPGQYKNFGETHSIKSEDYFNCRNISLLPHQNNVTIKNNPGNNNNNNNNNNNNNNNNNNNNNNNNNNNNNNNNGFTNLDSTTIYSKPVETMIPDLKVEVLGNEIFDDHSNFGGYNDSGEKYPLLLDSKDEAKYRSYRHQYAELLYFWGLPVHRVKILKFNINHNTDSSYLRSIESSENGDIHKGVISQWIKPSNGDKQHKIPHTCGYCMLNVKRRLFVCGNCQHVMHAKCSDKWWKTAHECPTGCGLKLERRGKSRKKKERKKKRKERGEKKKMGKVAVITGTNSNLGLNIAYRFLEKVDFHEDVTLVVTSRTLPRVRECINMINRYHSQLERSGILQFDYLLVDFTDMVSVLSAYYELNKKYQEINYFFVNAAQGVYDGISWLGACKEILSDPIEGVTNPHYKIQRIGVKTDDGLGTVFQANVFGPYYLIQKLLPQLEKGNAVIVWISSLMSDPKYLDLEDMQLLKTDASYEGSKRLVDLLHLATYENLKARGIRQYLVQPGIFISKSFFKFLNVFTYFGMLFIFYVARWLGSSWHNISGYLAANAPIYVALADESLLKRQDIKYGSASTRNGREYLKNQEIDPTGKDQVLKYFKNMEDEWDLKLKDQIKNTRIAM
- the SAC6 gene encoding fimbrin (similar to Saccharomyces cerevisiae YDR129C | SAC6 | Suppressor of ACtin), whose protein sequence is MNIVKLQKKFPILTQEDLFSTIEKFRSIDSDDKGWVEKQDALESIANSGEASYDQARQTLKQVDVDASGHVELDDYVELVARIKEQAQGGGASAYAAVPTGNSRIASNNISNIITSTADTGSLQVKGTGIQARIVVGGSTAGTTHTINEEERTEFTKHINSVLSGDEDIADRLPFPTDTFQLFDECRDGLVLSKLINDSVPDTIDTRVLNIPKNGKPLNNFKAGENANIVINSAKAIGCVVVNVHPEDIIEGKEHLILGLIWQIIRRGLLNKIDIKLHPELYRLLEDDETLEEFLRLPPEKILLRWFNYHLNQANWPRRVSNFSKDVSDGENYTVLLNQLAPDLCSRAPLQTQDLHQRAEEILQNAEKLNCRKYLTPKSLVSGNPKLNLAFVAHLFNTHPGLDPITEEEKPEIEDFDAEGEREARVFTLWLNSLDVDPPIVSLFEDLKDGLVLLQAYEKVMPGVVDFKHVNKKPVSGSPVSRFKALENTNYAVELGKKNHFSLVGIEGADIVDGNKLLTLGLVWQLMRRNIVLTMKHLAKGKELTDGELLAWAQAQVVKGNKSSTIRSFSDPSLSNAHFLLDVLHGIAPGYVDYDLVTPGTTDEEKYANAKLAISIARKLGALIWLVPEDINEVRSRLIITFVASLMSLHK